In a genomic window of Coregonus clupeaformis isolate EN_2021a chromosome 27, ASM2061545v1, whole genome shotgun sequence:
- the LOC121541177 gene encoding kunitz-type serine protease inhibitor bitisilin-3, which produces MANPLLNAFLLGVMLPIASSMEPFCSSKMDEGKAVEGKEDHQLRYYYDEGEDVCLPFFYKGLEGNQNRFNTDRQCMEACSAKFNETYPAAEAVCDLPVNHGSCFAMLVMYYYNTEERNCRIFHYGGCQGNGNRFETREQCQQTCMAKAGRLGGAVEPGPNPDESSTNAGLIVGILGGIVFAVAVISAIVLFVVQRKEKSRKGSEQVSTIEMN; this is translated from the exons ATGGCAAATCCACTCTTAAATGCATTTTTACTAGGAGTTATGCTTCCTATAGCTTCGTCCATGG AGCCGTTTTGCAGTAGTAAGATGGACGAGGGGAAGGCAGTGGAGGGAAAGGAAGACCACCAACTGCGGTATTACTATGATGAGGGGGAAGACGTCTGTCTCCCTTTCTTCTACAAAGGACTGGAAGGGAATCAGAACCGCTTCAACACAGACAGGCAGTGCATGGAGGCCTGCTCTGCCAAGTTTAACGAGACCTACCCAGCTGCAG aGGCAGTGTGTGACCTCCCAGTGAACCATGGTAGTTGTTTTGCCATGTTGGTGATGTACTACTACAACACAGAAGAGAGGAACTGCCGTATCTTCCACTACGGGGGCTGTCAGGGCAATGGCAACCGCTTCGAGACCAGAGAGCAGTGTCAGCAGACATGCATGG CCAAAGCAGGAAGGTTAGGTGGTGCTGTGGAACCAGGACCCAACCCAGATGAGAGTTCCACTAATGCAG GACTGATTGTGGGTATTTTAGGAGGAATTGTGTTTGCAGTGGCGGTGATCTCTGCTATTGTTCTTTTTGTTGTCCAAAG GAAAGAGAAATCAAGAAAAGGGAGCGAGCAGGTATCAACTATTGAGATGAACTAG